In a single window of the Nitrospinaceae bacterium genome:
- a CDS encoding glycosyltransferase family 4 protein: MHTILYCHHYSKISGGETSLLELWRNLDREKFRPILAGPEYGPFADEARKLGVKICPIEFGRLRQGVLLLKNIASLRAIAQIEGAAILHSNGPVTNLPAGIAARLLGLPAIWHARVMNSPGQTDLDRLLSPLSSLIIANSDAIRERFRRRGTLPQKAVTIINGVDIQNFHPSSSGEGVRKQWDISSGDILAGVVGRISPVKGQETFIEAAARLAPEFQNLRFILIGSALFEKEKEYELKIRRLVADKGLEKKIIFAGYQSDVASYMSALDICVVPSDEEGCGRAIFEAMAMAKPVVGTNTGGTPEIVVEGETGLLIHPRDAETLAGAIKKLAYDDGIRARMGEAGRRRVEENFTIEDHTRKTESQYLRLIDKGVDDG; this comes from the coding sequence GTGCATACGATTCTTTATTGTCATCACTACTCGAAGATCAGCGGCGGCGAAACAAGTCTTCTTGAATTGTGGCGCAATCTGGATCGCGAAAAATTCCGGCCCATCCTGGCCGGACCAGAATACGGTCCCTTCGCGGACGAGGCCCGAAAGCTTGGGGTGAAAATATGCCCGATTGAATTCGGGCGCCTCCGCCAGGGAGTTCTATTATTGAAAAACATAGCCTCGCTAAGAGCCATTGCACAGATTGAGGGCGCCGCCATCCTCCACTCCAATGGTCCTGTTACCAATCTGCCAGCGGGGATTGCCGCCCGCCTCTTAGGCCTGCCCGCCATTTGGCACGCACGAGTGATGAACTCTCCTGGCCAGACAGATCTCGACCGACTTTTATCTCCATTGTCCTCGCTCATCATCGCCAACTCGGACGCCATCCGCGAGCGCTTTCGCCGGAGAGGCACGCTCCCGCAAAAAGCTGTCACTATTATCAACGGGGTGGACATTCAGAATTTTCATCCATCGTCCTCGGGAGAGGGAGTTCGCAAACAATGGGACATCTCTTCTGGAGACATCCTTGCTGGCGTCGTGGGCCGCATATCACCAGTAAAAGGACAAGAAACTTTCATCGAGGCAGCAGCCAGACTGGCCCCTGAGTTTCAGAACTTGCGATTTATTCTTATCGGGTCCGCCCTTTTCGAGAAGGAAAAAGAGTATGAATTAAAAATTCGCCGCCTTGTTGCCGACAAAGGCCTTGAGAAAAAAATTATCTTCGCAGGCTATCAATCGGATGTCGCTTCATACATGTCGGCGCTCGACATCTGCGTCGTCCCCTCAGATGAGGAGGGGTGCGGTCGCGCCATCTTCGAGGCAATGGCAATGGCCAAACCCGTGGTCGGGACGAACACGGGCGGAACACCTGAAATTGTTGTGGAAGGGGAAACAGGTTTGCTCATTCATCCGAGAGATGCCGAAACCCTAGCCGGAGCCATTAAAAAATTGGCTTACGACGATGGAATCAGAGCGCGCATGGGCGAGGCGGGGCGCAGACGCGTGGAGGAGAACTTTACAATTGAGGATCACACTCGAAAGACCGAATCACAATACTTACGTCTTATAGATAAGGGTGTAGACGATGGATAG